A region of Streptomyces halobius DNA encodes the following proteins:
- a CDS encoding VOC family protein, whose protein sequence is MDILGTSLRVCVGDLDAAISVYERLTGAEAIRFQRGGVAVAAVGCFFLMSGPEAELSVLRKITATLAVQDVDEALADLKAVGADIIAGPLPTPIGRNLVARHPDGSIFEYVDRRQDA, encoded by the coding sequence ATGGACATTCTGGGGACCTCACTGCGGGTGTGCGTCGGCGATCTCGATGCCGCGATCAGCGTCTATGAACGGCTGACCGGCGCCGAGGCCATACGCTTCCAGCGCGGCGGTGTCGCGGTCGCGGCCGTCGGGTGCTTCTTCCTGATGAGTGGTCCCGAGGCCGAGTTGTCGGTACTGCGGAAGATCACCGCGACCCTCGCCGTGCAGGACGTGGACGAGGCGCTGGCCGATCTGAAGGCCGTCGGCGCGGACATCATCGCCGGTCCGCTGCCCACGCCCATCGGCCGCAATCTGGTCGCCCGCCATCCGGACGGTTCCATCTTCGAGTACGTCGACCGGAGACAGGACGCTTGA